A segment of the Flavobacteriales bacterium genome:
AGCCCGCATTCGCCTCCAGCACCACGCTATCACCATTTCCGCAAAGGACAGGATTGCCGATGGGCGTGATCGTCGCAACCGGGCTGATGCAGGTGTTCTCAATGATCGTGATGTACTGGTCGGCGGCAATGTCGTTGAAGGTCTCGGTGCCGCCAGCGGGCCAGCGCACGGTAAGGGTGGGGATCACCGTATGCGAACCCAGGCCGAACATGCCAGCGAAGGTGGTGACCATGCCATAGCTCTCACCGGAGCGCACCTCGCGGATCTGTGTTCCCCATGGGCCGGTGATGGTGATCCGGGCGCCCACGGCATCGCGGTTGCTCACGGTGCCTTGCAAGCGCACGCCGAACCAATGGTTGTCGTTGCCATTGTTCAGCCAGAGGCGGTCGGGGTTGTTGCTGTCCGTGCCGATGTAGCTGCTGCCATAGTTGGCGAACACGTCCACGAAGCCATCGTTGTTCAGATCGCCCGTGGCGAAGCTGTGCATGGCCTTGCCACTGGGGAACAATCCGGTGATCCGGGTGAAGGTGCCATCGCCGTCGTTCTTGAAATAGTACTCCACGCCCCCCGCGATGAGCAGGTCAACGAAGCCATCATTGTCGAAATCGGCGAACTTGCTCTGCAGCATGAAACCGCCGTACTCCAGGCCGCTACCGGCCGTGATTTCGGTGAAATGGCCGCTGCCATCGTTCTCGAAGAGCTGGATATCGTTGTCGTGGTTGGTGAGCACCATATCGAAGTCGCCATCGTTATCGATGTCGCCGAAGTCGGCCGTCCAGCTCTGGAAGCGGACCTGAACGCCGTAGTCCTCCGCCTGATCCGTGTAGTTGTTATTGCCGTCGTTCACGAAGAGGCGGTTCCAACGGCGGGGATCATCCGGGTTGTTCACGCCCTGGCGGCAGTGCGCGATGTAGAGGTCGAGGTCGCCGTCGTTGTCGAAGTCGGTCCACACGCTGCCGTAGTTCCCGCTCATATCGCTGGCCGGGGTGGTGGTGTAGTCGATGATATCAGCGTAGCTGAGGGTGCCGCTGCCGTTGTTGAGCCATTGCTTGGGCGCGCCATCGTCGTGACAGGCCCAATAGTCGTTGTGACCATCGTTGTTGATGTCGGCGATGTTCACGCATTGCGTGAAGAGGCTGCCATTGTTAAGGTCGCTGATCGTGCTCTGGCCGATGCCGGTGATCCGCCGGTAGTGCGTGCCATCGTAGCTGCCACCGCTCACCACGTCCTTATGACCGTCATTGTCAACGTCAGCCGCCGCGAAGCCCCATTGGCCGCTGCCGCTCATGTTGCCGTAGTCCACCGTTGTGAAGGTGCCATTGGCATTCTGGTAATCGACCCACAGCGTGCGGCTGTTGTGCAGCTTCACGATGTCGTCGAGCCCGTCGCCGTTCATGTCCGTCACGCCCATGCAGCCGCCGCTGAGGCTGGCGCTCATCAACGGGGTGCTGTTGGTGAAGGCGAGCTGGGCTTGCACCAGGCCGGGCAGAGCAGCGACGACCGCGGCCAAGAGTAGTTTTCGTCCGTTCATTTGGTTTGATTGGTTTCGGTTCCGGAAAATGGGTTTGCTTGCAGGCGCGCCGAATGTAGGAGAAGGCCCGATCCGGATCAGGCGCCCTTCGACTGGCTCTCTTTATATCCTACGGATAGCCCTTCGGCACCCTCAAAGGTCTGGCGGCGGATGCTCTCGCGGTGGATGGCATCCATGAACTCGCGCACAAAGGCCTCGCTCAGCCCCAGGTGCCGAGCCATGCGGAGCTGCCGTTTCATGATCCGCTCCCAGCGCTCGGGCTGCAGGATCGCAACGTGGTGCAGCCGCTTATGGTCACCGATGCGCTCGGCGATATCCATGCGCGTCCCGAGCTTCTGGGCGATCTCCTCGTCCAATTGGTCGATCAGGTCTCGAAGCTCCTCGAGGCCATCGCGCATGGCATCCGTGGGCACCGCTTGCCGGTAGATCAGGGCATCGAGCGTGAGGCCGAAGGCGGCCGGCGTGAGCTGTTGATCGGCATCGCTGCGGGCGATAGCGGGATCGGGATGCACCTCGATCATCAGGCCGGAGAAACCCAGGTCGAGGGCCTGTTGGGCCACCAACCCGATCCTATCCGTGCTGCCGGCTATGTGACTTGGGTCACACAAGACCTCAAGCCCTGGATGCGCCGCCTTCAGCCGGATCGGGAACTCCCACATGGGGCTGTTGCGGTACGGCGTGCGCTCGAACCAACTGAATCCCCGGTGAACCGCTGCCAACCGCCGCAGTCCCGCACGGCTCAATCGCTCCAAGGCGCCTACCCACAGGTGCAGATCGGGGTTGATGGGATTCTTCACCATCACCGGGACATCAACCCCTTGCAGCGCATCGGCGATGGCTTGCACGCTGAAGGGGTTGGGCGTGGTGCGCGCGCCGATCCAAAGGATGTCGATGCCCGCCTTCAGCGCAGCCTCCACATGTGCCGGTGTGGCCACCTCAGTAGCCAGCAGCAATCCGGTCTCGTGCTTGGCGTCCTGCAGCCAGCCCAGCGCCGCATCACCGGCGCCCTCGAAGCTGCCCGGCCTAGTTCTCGGCTTCCAAACACCGGAGCGCAGCACCTGGGCGCGGCCATCTGCCTTCAGGGCCCGCGCCGCATCCAGCACCTGTGCTGG
Coding sequences within it:
- a CDS encoding VCBS repeat-containing protein, which translates into the protein MNGRKLLLAAVVAALPGLVQAQLAFTNSTPLMSASLSGGCMGVTDMNGDGLDDIVKLHNSRTLWVDYQNANGTFTTVDYGNMSGSGQWGFAAADVDNDGHKDVVSGGSYDGTHYRRITGIGQSTISDLNNGSLFTQCVNIADINNDGHNDYWACHDDGAPKQWLNNGSGTLSYADIIDYTTTPASDMSGNYGSVWTDFDNDGDLDLYIAHCRQGVNNPDDPRRWNRLFVNDGNNNYTDQAEDYGVQVRFQSWTADFGDIDNDGDFDMVLTNHDNDIQLFENDGSGHFTEITAGSGLEYGGFMLQSKFADFDNDGFVDLLIAGGVEYYFKNDGDGTFTRITGLFPSGKAMHSFATGDLNNDGFVDVFANYGSSYIGTDSNNPDRLWLNNGNDNHWFGVRLQGTVSNRDAVGARITITGPWGTQIREVRSGESYGMVTTFAGMFGLGSHTVIPTLTVRWPAGGTETFNDIAADQYITIIENTCISPVATITPIGNPVLCGNGDSVVLEANAGFEYTWSTGASTQSINVATPGNYSVVIDDGSGCTGTTSFFVQQSPDETPSVTADGPTTICEGGSVELSSSVANGYAWSNGATTQQTSISQSGTYTVTITGTCGEFTSAPIDVEVLAAPMPVADDVILSGPGSATLEAVGENIQWFAENSGGPAIASGSTFITPFLNSTTTFYASATTIHGGGDWFGGPADRLTTAAPGAYHTNSDNYPVFTASEAFTIVSVKVYANGAGNRTVALIDRADGSTIASQVINIPDGESRIDLNYAVPGPGEYGLRCVGGNPQLWRDGNGSNPAYPYALGTVGAITTSSVTGANALNFYYFFYDWEVEAAGVSCESLRDPATVEISVGIAENGEAPIGVFPNPAHESITVVANGVAGLTGIELLDVTGRVALSLGASSTGISTIGVQGIAPGEYIVRVRHALGTSHQRVVVQ
- a CDS encoding bifunctional 3-deoxy-7-phosphoheptulonate synthase/chorismate mutase type II, translating into MDPKGFEPLSISAWGLGLKRPLVIAGPCSAESPAQVLDAARALKADGRAQVLRSGVWKPRTRPGSFEGAGDAALGWLQDAKHETGLLLATEVATPAHVEAALKAGIDILWIGARTTPNPFSVQAIADALQGVDVPVMVKNPINPDLHLWVGALERLSRAGLRRLAAVHRGFSWFERTPYRNSPMWEFPIRLKAAHPGLEVLCDPSHIAGSTDRIGLVAQQALDLGFSGLMIEVHPDPAIARSDADQQLTPAAFGLTLDALIYRQAVPTDAMRDGLEELRDLIDQLDEEIAQKLGTRMDIAERIGDHKRLHHVAILQPERWERIMKRQLRMARHLGLSEAFVREFMDAIHRESIRRQTFEGAEGLSVGYKESQSKGA